In the genome of Malania oleifera isolate guangnan ecotype guangnan chromosome 5, ASM2987363v1, whole genome shotgun sequence, the window TATCCCTACGATGATCCCAAATGATTCTCAAATTTGGTGCAACAATGAACATCTCAAAACTAAGCCATTCAACATGAACAGGTTTTTGTACCATTCATGAAAACTCTACAATTTAGGATTGTTCAAAGAGCTGTCTAACTTGATCCACCAACCAACCTGAAGGTCCTGAACCAAACCACCCACTAAAAGTGATCTCAAACAATAAAGTTAATTAGTAGATATGATTTTTTTAATAGACTAAATATATGGGCCAGTACAAGTTCAAGGTACAACTCGACCCAACTTGGGTTGTATTTAGTGGAAAAAATGTAAACAAAGGGGATTGGGAATGTGTCATGTTAGGAATTGATGTCCCCCTCAAACTCACTTTAGTAGACATATTTTTCATTTGATAATTTAATGCAATTGATAATGTGCACATTAGacattatgattatttaattgtTTTTGTTGCTTTCTTTGTTATGTGTGACATTGATGCAAAGTATTTTTTATCATATTACATTGTCACATTGTTACTAAACTAATATTATAGGAAATTCAACCTATATTTAACTTGAATGACCATGACATTTTCAAGGTAGAATATATTTCGCAAGTTCTAATCTCAGTTGTATTACAttatgtaattttcttctttaaaaaGAAAACAAGTTAAACCACAAATCTGACCCAAACCATCCAAGTTTCAAACTGACCTAAACCATCTAAGTACCAAATCATATTCTTATAGTTTGACCTAGGATTGACTTTTTTCATCAAATTGAATTGGTTGGAAGTTGAAATTTTGGGTCTAACTTGACCTATGGACAACCATACTATAGTCTGACCCATCCCCTATAGTAAATGCATGTCCAATATGAATTACACCATTTTGGAAATTGAGGCAGCAATGACCATGGCTCTAAGACAACCGAATGAATTAGGTCCAGATGTTAGGAAGATCTCTTCATAAATATTTAGAAAAGGGTCTAAATGATTAACTGATCTAGGACAAGTAACAAAAAATCAGAAAGAAAGAATTAAGGGAGAGAAATAGGGAAGGAAAGTAAGAAGAATAGAGATTAACGGAGAAGAAAGAGGTTGCAGTAGTTTAAGGTAGAAACTAAAGAaagaacaaaacataaagatgTTGTAGCCAGGAGACATGATAGATATTAGGGATAgaataaaattaaagaatggtAAGAAAGAGACAGAGAGGAGATTAATGGTTGCACAAAAGAGAGGGAAACTAATGGGGAATTATGATTCAAAGTTGATAACTTTCTAATGCATTGTAATGAAAGTACGGATATCCCAAAATTACAACATAACCTAGAGAActaaaaatatacaaataaatctaaattaacgaaacttctaaaacttttagATTTATAATTTAAAACAATCCATAATTTATAAATCTTCAAACAAACTATGATCGCCTAGAATTATTCGCAAGCGATCCTCCATTAAACTCTCCTCGTTAGAAAAAGCTAAACCTCTCATTTTACAATGACGCAACAAGAGTAGGGAGTATGGATCAATGAGTCATTCATCTTGTAATTTCACATTGTTCGTGTTCAATAGGTGCAAATATCAACGACATATTGTTGTTCTCTTCAAGGTTCCCAATCCAAATAAAGTGAATAGGTGGAGAATTATCACACATTGGAAAATGATTCAAGGCTTAAGGCCTATGCGTCACAAACTTTTCACGAGATCCAACAATTTCATTCTTTAAAAAGCAATTGTGTtgaataaaatttcagtttcaacATTTAATTTTGTTGCCTACTCCTAGACTCTTTGCCCTTCAAAAATGCAATCATGTGCCCTACCATCTACACAATTATTGGCACATCCACTCCAACATTGATAACCTATGACAACAATGGATGCAAGGTCACTAGCaatttccttatttttgtgaTCAAAGGTGTACCCACAACAACAATTTCTATTTCATCCTTGATAGGTTGTTTCAACAATTGTTGTTAAATAACAATTTCCTCTCCTGTGATCATATTCCATATTAACTTTTGTTTCATGCTTGATTGGATGTTTTAAGATTAGAAATGTTGCGCAAAATAGAAACTCTTTCTTGCTTTTAGATTACAAACCATCTCAGGCATAATACTCAAAGGAAGAATTCTAATATTAACAAAATTTTCATTCCTTTCCCCTTATTTTCTTCACTACTATTATATTCTATCCCGCCACCCAGCTATAGAGCCCACAAACTTACGAAGATGCAAATGTTGTCCTTGTTTCTGGTGCCTTCGTTGTATTCAAAATAAATATCAAGATAAAATAACCAATTTGTAAATTCTATCTTTGAAACATTTCTATTGAAACAAGCAATATAGTCAGAGATAAAGCATAGAAGCCCATGTAACACTTTGTCAAATTAATATCTtgcaaaatattaaaaatgtagGCCTCCCAATTTGTAGGTTCTCCAATTTATCAACAATAACCCTGGATGTCTCACATATATTCCAAAAAATAAGAATTAAACCTTACTTTAGAGGTTGGCAATGCTAAATTTATCCTTCAAATATATGTATCAAACAATCAAAGCTGGATTTATTCAACCCAACATCAAAATCTCGTGGATGAAAACCAATTTGTTGCAATAAATCTCAAAATATCATGTTTTTAGTCCCCAATCTAAACGCAGACAGGCCTTCAAAGCACTAAAATTCACATTGACAATCCAAGATCCTATAGTATGCTCAATTATCTCAATGCCAATTCAAAATATtgcaaaagacaaaaaaaaacaaaaacaaaatatcatGGCTAAACACAGCTCTTATGATTCTCGAAGAAGCAAAAGAATTTATCTCTATCTCACACACGTCACCGAAGCTTGGAGTGTGCATCACCAACAAGGTCCTCCGGTGATGCTGGAGGTAGATCACGGGGCTAATGAGTCGAATGGTAGTGGTGATGTGTCAAAACAACTTCAGCAAGGAGGAATTTTTAAGTGGTCAGCAATTAGGAGATTTTCGTGTGGCGCATGGGGCCACACCTCTGGTCAAATGAAGGTGAAATTGCAGGGAAAGGCCTTTTGGGGGGCTTCTGCCTTCAATGGTGAGGGAAGTGTGATGAACCAATGTCTGGGAAATAGTGTTCAAATTCAAAGGGCACAATTATAAACAACACTTACATTaattgaaaataaatcaaattaacTATAAATTGTTTTGGTGTTTAACAACAATGGCAATGGCAAAAGAAGGTGAATATGGTGTGACTTTGATCTTaaattgatgtaggacaagtaacaaaaatcaaaaaataaaataaaaatagagaatTGAGGCATAAAAACTAAGAAAGgggagaagatgatgaagaattaaAAAGGGAGAAATTGATATAGGAGAAATTGAAGTAGGAAAAATATAGAACTAGAAATATAAAGAGAATTGAGGGAGAGAAACTGaggaagagaaaaagaagaatcaAGAAAGGAGAAATTGATATAGGACATAtataaaaacaaatataaaaagaGAACTAAGAAAAAGAAACCGAAGAGCAAGAGAATAAGAAGATAGACTAGGGGAGAAAAAAGGGGCTATGGCAGTTTAATATAGTAACTAGAGAAAGAACATAACAGAGAGTTACTGCAGCCAGAAGAGAGAGAGGGTAGATGTTAGGGGCATCATAGAGAGTGAAAGAAGATGGGTAGAGAGAGACAGAACAAAGAACAGCGTAATagaatagaagaagaagaagaagaagaagaagaagaagaaaagggaggACAAAGcagggggaagagagagagagattcttatTCACATATGATAACCAACTGCCTAATACACAACAAAGAAGGTACTTCTACCTCCACATTACAagtaaaaacatataattataaaataagtCCAAAATACTTAAAATTCACAAATAATCCTAACTTAACTTAACTTTGAAAATATCTAGATTtactaatttaaaaaaatttctaatttctaaatcttaaaataaaatatgatcgCCTAGAATTATACACAAGTGATCCTCCATCAATAACCCTCTTCTGTTGTGCCGAGTGCTCTTCTAATGGGGGCAAGCATTTTAGCTGTGTTTAGGTCCTGTGATCATATCTTTAACTACGCATCCTACCCCACCAAAACCCAATATAGCACTGGTTCAAAACTCTATACATTCTACAAATATACCATATACACTATTATATATTACCCCCAAACTAATCTTCTTATGCTCGTGAATTTCAACATTATGTGTCTAATTAACTAGCAGCCAAGTACTCAAAAAGGCAAATTTCAAAGACAAAGCAGCAGGCATAACACATTGATAATTTAATCTAGCTAGCTGATCAATGAAAATTTACGTGTTTCAAGCAATTTGTGTCCCAAACTGGGTATTCTTAGTATCCTGACAGTAAGCATTTATCACCTCACCCAATATACCAAACATACAAATTAGGCAAATTTCAACCAATCTGATCGAGCAAGAGAACTAAGAAGCATTCACCCAAATGAAAGAAATGCTTCAATTTTCAACTTGGAACGTGCAGGCCAATTCCCGGAGAAGAATCCcaataaaattaaacttaaattaTCAGTGcataaaagcatatatagcaGTAGAAATGTAAACCACAAGAGCAGAAGAAACCAGCATAATCAATACCACAACCGCATGAACAGCCGATTTGCTCCCACAAGACAACATCCCCAGCCGAATCTCGATGACATTGATCATGGAAAGCACCAAGAACAAGCACCCCATCACGGATCCGACGGCGGAGCCGAGCATCCCGAACCGCAGGACCCTGATGTTGATGTGGGCGCGGAAGGCTTCGTCGACGTCTTTGCTGTTGAGGAGGTTGATGGCGAGCTTGAGGCCCTGCGCCACCAGggaggagaagaggaagaagctGAAGGAGACCACTTCGAAGACCAGAAGCTTCTTGGCCACGCTGACGTCGGCGTCGCAGGCGCTGCGGTTCTCCAGGCTGCGCTGCCCGGGCGTCGTCAGGGATAGTCCCACGAAGATGGCCACCGTGAACAGGGAGTTCACGTTCACGAGGCCGTCCAGGGCGGTGACGTGAACGCTGGTTGTGGTCGCGTCGCCGACGGCGACCACGGTGGTGGTCGTGGTGGTGGAAGACTCGACTGTTCTTCTGGTTTCCTCGTAGTAGTCTTTCGAAGCGTACTGTTCAGATCTGAaatcaaataaatgaaatttCCATTAATGGAAGTGGTGGGTTGAATTAACTAGAATAAAATGGGaatgaatattatttaattaagaaaataaaaaactaaagaGAAATAAGGAATTACTCTTCCATGATTGAAACTAAgagctttctttttcttccttttctcttGCTCCTCCTGCGTGCTGCTATTTATTGGGAGTTATGGAGAGATCACTCTTCCTTCAAAATTTCTTCTCTTCCATTCTGCAATATTTGGTTTATTTCTTAATtaatatgtttttttctttttcgtaagggaaagagagatgccTTGCTTTTTCGATCAGCCTTGCAGGCGTTGGTTCGGTGGAAGGCCTACCACAGGCATACCCTCAGCCCCGTAGGAGGCCTGTCGTCTTCCTTTGAGTTTTTTTcgaatttaatattattttattaaattttatttttaaaaacagttcactttcaactttattttcCTGTCTAAAAAAACAcccgtcttttttttttttttggttaacgCTGATGCGACCATCTAAAAAGACGGGTGGACACATCATACGGTTGATGTAATATTAAAAGACGTTATACCaagtaatatttttaattaaaaaacgTTGAATTAACCATTGTTTTTTACTCCATTAAATTtcatcttctttttttctttctgtcTGCAAGTTTGAAGAGAAGAGCAGACAAAAATAAAGGTGTTGCAAGtagggtgtacaaaaattaccaaaaaattaaaaatcagatTGAAATCGAACCGAAACCATAAACAGTTCGGTTTTTTGATTTTCAGTTTCggttgtaatttttaaaaataaaaatgttcagTTTCGGTTTCAGTTTTATGTTGAAACCAAATCCAAAAAAATCGAAAAACCGATTtacataagatatatatatatatatatatatatatataatatgactAGTAAAAATATAACATGCAATATAGCCATATAGCCactatagaaaattaaaattcttaataaatttttaagaactttatgaaaaataaaggttatttttgttaaaagtgcccaatagattttattttgttaaaattatgagtccctataaaaaattaaaatgcttaataaatttttaacaattttataaaaaataaaggttatttttttgtaaaaaaaatcagtttaaaATCGAAAAACTGCAACCGAACCGCCACATTTTcgattttcaattaaagcataatttcggttcggtttcggtttcggtttcagtTTGGAAATCCCAAAATCGAAAatttcagttcaattttcggTTCTGGCCAAAACCGAACTGTCTACAATCCTAGTTGCAAGTGACCGTTGTAGTTCAAATTGTAAAATTCGAATGTTCTGCTTATGAAGTAGAAGCGAACGTTAGGGGAGTATTGCATGAggaatgaaatgagatatgttgtcCCACATTCAACATTGTTGAAAACCCTAGCTTCTTGTAATCTGAAAATTGAGTTGAAATTCTGAAAAGTTTTGATTAGTTTGAAGTAGAAATTGGTATTTGTATCTTGAATTGACTTGTATTAAAGTCAATTTGGTGATTTGAAGCAGCATTGTGAAACTCCCCGAATCCAAGTTAGAATATTTTCATGTATAAAT includes:
- the LOC131155597 gene encoding uncharacterized protein LOC131155597 yields the protein MEESEQYASKDYYEETRRTVESSTTTTTTVVAVGDATTTSVHVTALDGLVNVNSLFTVAIFVGLSLTTPGQRSLENRSACDADVSVAKKLLVFEVVSFSFFLFSSLVAQGLKLAINLLNSKDVDEAFRAHINIRVLRFGMLGSAVGSVMGCLFLVLSMINVIEIRLGMLSCGSKSAVHAVVVLIMLVSSALVVYISTAIYAFMH